A genomic stretch from Achromobacter spanius includes:
- a CDS encoding SDR family oxidoreductase: MNTPKKFAGKVVLVTGASRGIGAEIARGFAREGATVVVNYLSNSAAAESVVAQCQAAGGDAWAVQADVSLPDAVRAMVDGIVQDAGRLDVVVNNALRPYAFDPRQRTAFDALSWQHYQSQFDGSVGAAFNVCHAALPHFKLRAQGCIVNIASNLVEHPVVPYHDYTTARAALVAFSRNLAAELGPYGIRVNCVAPGLVYPTEASGGTQESFRDALIAATPLRRIARPEDVAGPVLFLASDWSGFMTGQVLFVDGGLVMR; the protein is encoded by the coding sequence GTGAACACCCCAAAGAAATTCGCAGGCAAGGTCGTGTTGGTGACAGGCGCCAGCCGAGGCATCGGCGCCGAGATCGCACGTGGTTTCGCGCGCGAAGGCGCGACGGTGGTCGTCAATTATTTGAGCAATAGCGCCGCCGCCGAGTCCGTGGTGGCGCAATGCCAGGCGGCGGGCGGCGACGCCTGGGCCGTGCAGGCCGACGTGAGCTTGCCGGACGCGGTGCGCGCCATGGTGGACGGCATTGTGCAAGACGCCGGTCGGCTGGACGTGGTGGTCAACAACGCCTTGCGGCCATACGCTTTCGACCCCCGCCAGCGGACCGCGTTCGACGCGCTGTCGTGGCAGCACTACCAGTCGCAGTTCGATGGTTCGGTGGGCGCCGCGTTCAACGTCTGCCACGCCGCGCTGCCGCACTTCAAGCTGCGCGCCCAGGGCTGCATCGTCAACATTGCCAGCAACCTGGTCGAGCACCCCGTCGTGCCGTATCACGACTACACCACCGCCCGGGCAGCGCTGGTGGCCTTCAGCCGCAACCTGGCGGCTGAATTGGGCCCCTACGGCATACGGGTGAATTGCGTGGCGCCCGGCCTCGTCTACCCGACCGAGGCCAGCGGCGGTACCCAGGAGTCGTTCCGCGACGCCTTGATAGCCGCGACGCCGCTACGCCGCATCGCCCGGCCCGAGGATGTAGCCGGCCCGGTGCTGTTCCTGGCGTCCGACTGGAGCGGCTTCATGACCGGGCAGGTGCTGTTCGTGGACGGCGGACTAGTGATGCGCTAG
- a CDS encoding mechanosensitive ion channel family protein encodes MRVRARLFTCLFGLILGLLGLTQARLALADPPAATPTTPAAPAAIQMGDIPLRADSDTRYAEAVLQRVATTDPDAKFGPLLEAISKSADEKLYEFQPAQLRTLPIMRVESLERHWVFDAHRLARWQADLRQATAWYASDAAELLRRRDAWQAIKSSASAANLPPALADRVDAVLAQLTAAAQALSSPLSRQTELEQRANAIEERIKAGQRAVAEAINDIDARLMRVDSPPLWDLAKTQDTSEDTMALLRTGIDIEARFARDYSGTGSGNQRVLHGIQIVLLVFLLWLARKSRDAIRAGVMSETAAGVLGRPLSTWLLLSMVAVLALEPDAPLMVQQVALVLAAVPVLRLLPPSARRQLDLWPYAITALFLAERLGFLFLANTLFYRLSTVALTGVALSAILWLLRRGRRPKSSPAPTRLAGMLRGIAWVAVALLCVSLAANLVGNVSLAEMLTSAVIGCGYFGLVLYAGVTVIITLVQVMLARQGIARFRLAREHAPPLVQLLIRLLTVAAVVGWAVYAMDRFRILRATYAFTAQVLSYTLTVGEVSISLGNVLLFLISVVIAFWAARTIRLILRDEVLTRMALPRGVGNSIASLSYYLVLLLGLGIALSAAGFQTSQLTIVFGALGVGIGFGLQGVVNNFVSGLILMFERPIQPGDVVDISGTSGQVRDIGMRATRIKTFEGADVIVPNGTLLSDKLTNWTLLDRSRRIEVSIGLAYGTEPRRAIEVLDAVARDTPGVVVEPAPTVLFMGFGASTLDFSVRAWTYDFDRWINIRSDLMTRMVDALRQADIEIAFPQRDLHLRSVSEEAGAALDAVLSGARKPQAPASNAPLAPDTQAR; translated from the coding sequence ATGCGCGTCCGAGCACGACTTTTTACCTGCCTGTTCGGATTGATCCTTGGCTTGCTGGGCCTGACCCAGGCACGCCTTGCGCTGGCCGACCCGCCCGCCGCCACGCCCACCACACCCGCGGCACCCGCCGCCATTCAAATGGGCGACATTCCGCTGCGCGCCGACAGCGACACCCGCTACGCCGAAGCCGTGTTGCAGCGCGTCGCCACCACCGATCCCGACGCAAAGTTTGGCCCGCTGCTGGAAGCGATCTCCAAGTCCGCCGACGAAAAACTCTACGAATTCCAGCCAGCCCAATTGCGCACACTGCCCATCATGCGGGTCGAGAGCCTGGAACGGCATTGGGTCTTTGACGCGCACCGGCTGGCGCGCTGGCAGGCGGATCTGCGCCAGGCCACCGCCTGGTACGCCAGCGACGCGGCTGAACTGCTCAGGCGGCGCGACGCCTGGCAGGCCATCAAGAGCTCGGCCTCGGCCGCCAACCTGCCCCCCGCGCTGGCCGACCGCGTGGATGCCGTTCTAGCGCAATTGACCGCGGCCGCGCAGGCGCTGTCCAGCCCGCTGTCCCGCCAAACCGAACTTGAACAGCGCGCCAACGCCATCGAAGAACGCATCAAGGCGGGCCAGCGCGCCGTGGCCGAAGCCATCAATGACATCGACGCGCGCCTGATGCGCGTGGATTCCCCGCCGCTTTGGGATCTGGCCAAGACGCAAGACACCAGCGAAGACACCATGGCCTTGCTGCGCACCGGCATCGACATCGAAGCCCGCTTCGCGCGCGACTACAGCGGCACCGGCAGCGGCAACCAGCGCGTACTGCATGGGATTCAGATCGTGCTGCTGGTGTTTCTGCTGTGGCTGGCCAGGAAGAGCCGCGATGCCATCCGCGCGGGCGTCATGAGCGAAACCGCCGCGGGCGTGCTGGGCCGCCCCTTGTCCACCTGGCTGCTGCTGTCGATGGTGGCCGTGCTGGCGCTGGAGCCCGACGCGCCGCTGATGGTGCAGCAAGTGGCGCTGGTGCTGGCGGCAGTGCCGGTGCTGCGTCTGCTGCCGCCCTCCGCGCGCCGCCAACTGGATCTATGGCCTTATGCCATCACCGCCCTGTTCCTGGCGGAGCGGCTGGGCTTCCTGTTCCTGGCCAACACATTGTTCTACCGCCTGTCCACCGTGGCGCTGACCGGGGTGGCGCTGTCCGCCATCCTGTGGCTGCTGCGCCGTGGTCGGCGCCCCAAGTCGTCCCCCGCCCCCACCCGCCTGGCGGGCATGCTGCGCGGCATCGCCTGGGTTGCGGTGGCGTTGCTATGCGTCTCGCTGGCGGCCAACCTGGTCGGCAATGTCTCGCTGGCCGAAATGCTGACCAGCGCCGTCATCGGTTGCGGCTACTTTGGGCTGGTGCTCTACGCCGGCGTCACCGTCATCATCACCCTGGTGCAGGTGATGTTGGCGCGCCAAGGCATTGCGCGCTTCCGACTGGCGCGCGAACATGCGCCGCCGCTGGTGCAGTTGCTGATCCGCCTGCTGACTGTTGCCGCCGTCGTGGGCTGGGCAGTCTATGCCATGGACCGCTTCCGCATCCTGCGCGCCACCTATGCGTTCACCGCGCAGGTGCTGTCCTACACCCTGACCGTGGGCGAAGTGTCCATCAGCCTGGGCAACGTGCTGCTCTTCCTGATTTCGGTGGTGATTGCGTTCTGGGCCGCGCGCACCATCCGCCTGATCCTGCGCGACGAAGTGCTGACCCGCATGGCGTTGCCGCGCGGCGTGGGCAACAGCATCGCGTCGCTGTCGTACTACCTGGTGCTGCTGCTGGGCCTGGGCATCGCGCTGTCGGCGGCGGGCTTTCAGACCAGCCAGTTGACCATCGTGTTCGGCGCGCTGGGCGTGGGCATCGGCTTTGGCCTGCAAGGGGTGGTGAACAACTTCGTGTCGGGCCTGATCCTGATGTTTGAACGGCCGATACAGCCGGGCGACGTGGTGGATATCAGCGGCACGTCCGGACAGGTGCGCGACATCGGCATGCGAGCCACCCGCATCAAGACCTTCGAAGGCGCCGATGTGATCGTGCCCAACGGCACGCTGCTATCCGACAAGCTCACCAACTGGACCCTGCTGGACCGCAGCCGCCGCATCGAAGTCAGTATCGGCCTGGCCTACGGCACCGAGCCCAGGCGGGCGATCGAGGTGCTGGACGCCGTGGCCCGCGACACGCCCGGCGTCGTCGTCGAACCGGCGCCCACCGTCTTGTTCATGGGCTTTGGCGCCAGCACGCTGGATTTCAGCGTCCGCGCCTGGACCTACGACTTCGACCGCTGGATCAACATCCGCAGCGACCTGATGACGCGCATGGTCGACGCGCTGCGGCAGGCAGACATCGAGATCGCGTTTCCGCAACGCGACCTGCATTTACGCAGCGTGTCGGAAGAAGCGGGCGCGGCGTTGGACGCCGTATTGAGCGGTGCGCGCAAGCCCCAAGCGCCCGCGTCCAACGCCCCCTTGGCGCCCGACACGCAGGCGCGCTAG
- a CDS encoding Lrp/AsnC family transcriptional regulator → MELDDFDLQILQSLQEDNQRTSQDLAQRVNLSPVSCLRRMKRLREAGVVTADVSVVDPAAVGRGIMMVVLVSLESERADKLDVFKRAMQGAPEVMQCLSVTGEVDFVLTLTMVDMADYDTFAQRHFWGNPNVKRFSTLVVMNPVKNTLTVPLTTSV, encoded by the coding sequence ATGGAACTAGACGATTTCGACCTTCAAATCCTGCAAAGCCTGCAGGAAGACAATCAGCGCACCAGCCAGGACCTCGCCCAGCGGGTGAACCTGTCACCCGTGTCGTGCCTGCGCCGCATGAAGCGGCTGCGCGAAGCCGGGGTGGTGACGGCCGACGTGTCCGTGGTGGACCCGGCGGCGGTGGGGCGCGGCATCATGATGGTGGTGCTGGTGTCGCTGGAGAGCGAGCGCGCCGACAAGCTGGACGTGTTCAAGCGCGCCATGCAGGGCGCGCCCGAGGTCATGCAGTGCCTTTCCGTCACGGGTGAGGTCGACTTCGTGCTGACGCTGACCATGGTCGACATGGCCGACTACGACACCTTTGCCCAACGCCACTTTTGGGGCAACCCGAACGTCAAGCGCTTCTCCACCCTGGTGGTGATGAACCCGGTGAAGAACACGCTGACGGTGCCGCTGACTACATCGGTTTGA
- a CDS encoding EamA family transporter, whose protein sequence is MTAATINAGHNAPASTLLPTLSLIGAMASLCIGTSFAKSLFPEVGAQGTTAYRIVIGAIILMAFWRPWRFPLTRQNAAKIALYGVTLACMNLLFYMALRTLPLGVAIAIEFTGPLTLAVVLSRRAIDFVWIACALGGLVLLIPTGQSLHDLDPTGIAYALAAAVCWALYIIFGKLAGNVHGGQATSLGLLAATMVALPVGAAHAGMALLDPSLILAGIGVGILSSALPYSLEMVALRRLPQKTFGVLLSMEPAMGALAGVIVLNEHLTQTQWLAIGGIIIASAGCAATAQRGKKRQAPVHD, encoded by the coding sequence ATGACCGCCGCCACCATTAACGCCGGGCACAACGCCCCCGCCTCCACCCTGCTTCCCACGCTGTCGCTGATCGGCGCCATGGCCTCGCTGTGCATCGGCACCTCGTTCGCCAAATCCCTGTTTCCGGAAGTGGGCGCGCAGGGCACGACGGCCTATCGCATCGTCATCGGCGCCATCATCCTAATGGCGTTCTGGCGTCCGTGGCGTTTTCCGCTGACCCGCCAGAACGCCGCCAAGATCGCGCTGTACGGTGTGACGCTGGCGTGCATGAACCTGCTGTTTTACATGGCGTTGCGCACGCTGCCGCTGGGCGTGGCGATTGCCATTGAATTCACCGGGCCGCTGACGCTGGCGGTGGTGCTGTCGCGGCGCGCCATCGATTTTGTGTGGATCGCCTGCGCGCTGGGCGGCCTGGTGCTGCTGATCCCCACCGGCCAATCCCTCCACGACCTGGACCCGACCGGCATCGCCTACGCGCTGGCCGCCGCCGTGTGCTGGGCGCTGTACATCATCTTCGGCAAATTGGCCGGCAACGTGCATGGTGGCCAGGCGACGTCGTTAGGCTTGCTGGCGGCCACGATGGTGGCGCTGCCCGTGGGCGCGGCGCATGCGGGCATGGCCTTGCTGGACCCGTCGTTGATCCTGGCCGGGATCGGGGTGGGCATTCTGTCCAGCGCCTTGCCCTATTCGCTGGAAATGGTCGCGCTGCGGCGCTTGCCGCAGAAGACGTTTGGCGTGCTGCTCAGCATGGAACCCGCCATGGGCGCGCTGGCCGGCGTGATCGTGCTGAATGAACATCTGACCCAGACGCAATGGCTGGCCATCGGCGGCATCATCATTGCATCGGCGGGTTGCGCGGCCACGGCGCAGCGTGGCAAGAAGCGTCAGGCGCCGGTGCACGACTAG
- a CDS encoding Bug family tripartite tricarboxylate transporter substrate binding protein translates to MTSSFLPRVVLKAALLKATFFNVALRGAAALCAMAFTVLPDTASAAEFPDHPIRWLVPFSAGGGSDIATRIVAKHVGDALGQPVVVENRPGAATIVAAQETARAAPDGYTLMTAGMSTLALNPSLYKNLPYDPGRNLTPVSTLVALPIVLVTSPGSDLTDMPAVLRYLRSEQPGSYASLGVGSPHHLAMELFLESIGGRATAIPYKGTPPALQDVASGVVPLMMADLAAARPLIQAGKLRAIAVPAAQRSAQLPDVPTFAEAGANPFEAAAWQGVVAPSGTPAPIVDKLSRAIVAALQSPDVVKQLRLQGMEPTGSTPAQFAEYASEERERWGAVIRHKGISVE, encoded by the coding sequence ATGACTAGCAGCTTCCTGCCGCGCGTGGTGTTGAAGGCGGCGTTGTTGAAGGCGACGTTTTTCAACGTGGCATTGAGGGGCGCCGCCGCGCTTTGCGCCATGGCGTTCACCGTGTTGCCCGACACCGCATCGGCGGCGGAATTCCCCGATCATCCCATCCGCTGGCTCGTGCCGTTCAGTGCTGGCGGCGGCAGCGATATCGCCACCCGCATCGTGGCCAAGCACGTGGGCGACGCGCTGGGCCAACCGGTCGTCGTTGAAAACCGACCGGGCGCCGCCACCATCGTCGCGGCGCAAGAAACCGCCCGCGCCGCGCCCGACGGCTACACCTTGATGACGGCGGGCATGAGCACCTTGGCGTTGAACCCCTCGCTATACAAGAACCTGCCTTACGATCCGGGCCGCAACCTGACGCCGGTGTCCACCTTGGTGGCCTTGCCCATCGTGTTGGTGACCTCGCCGGGTTCCGATCTGACCGACATGCCGGCCGTCTTGCGTTATTTGCGTAGCGAGCAGCCGGGCAGTTATGCGTCTTTAGGCGTGGGCAGCCCGCACCATCTGGCGATGGAACTGTTCCTGGAATCAATCGGCGGCCGCGCCACCGCCATTCCGTACAAGGGCACGCCGCCCGCGTTGCAAGACGTGGCGTCCGGCGTGGTGCCCTTGATGATGGCTGACCTGGCCGCCGCCCGGCCGCTGATTCAGGCGGGCAAGCTGCGCGCCATTGCCGTGCCGGCCGCGCAGCGTTCGGCGCAATTGCCCGACGTGCCAACGTTTGCCGAAGCGGGCGCGAACCCATTCGAGGCCGCGGCATGGCAAGGCGTGGTGGCGCCGTCTGGCACGCCCGCGCCCATCGTCGATAAGCTCAGCCGCGCCATCGTGGCGGCATTGCAATCACCCGACGTGGTCAAGCAACTGCGGTTGCAGGGCATGGAACCCACGGGCAGCACGCCGGCGCAATTCGCCGAGTATGCAAGCGAAGAGCGCGAGCGCTGGGGCGCGGTGATCCGCCACAAGGGTATTTCGGTGGAATAA
- the otnI gene encoding 2-oxo-tetronate isomerase produces MLKFAANLSMMYQEHAFLDRYAAAASDGFMGVECMFPYAEPAAFVRERMDAVGVSQVLFNAPPGVTSRGERGLAALPGRQAEFQAGVEQALAYATTLSCSNVHVMAGLAPDGVPREALLDCYRENLDWAARQARSAGVTLLIEPINTRDIPGYILNRQDEAHAIVQAVNASNLKVQMDLYHCQIVEGDVTTKLREYLPTGRVGHLQIAGVPLRQEPDRGELDYGWVFSVLRELHYTGWIGCEYRPASDTSMGLRWLNAARS; encoded by the coding sequence ATGCTGAAATTCGCCGCCAATCTGTCGATGATGTATCAGGAACACGCCTTCCTGGACCGCTATGCCGCCGCAGCGTCGGACGGCTTCATGGGGGTGGAATGCATGTTTCCCTACGCGGAACCCGCTGCCTTCGTGCGCGAGCGCATGGATGCGGTGGGGGTGTCGCAAGTGCTGTTCAATGCGCCACCGGGCGTGACCAGCCGTGGCGAGCGCGGGCTGGCGGCGCTGCCCGGGCGGCAGGCGGAATTTCAGGCAGGCGTCGAACAGGCGCTGGCCTACGCTACCACGCTGTCTTGTTCCAACGTGCACGTCATGGCGGGCCTGGCGCCGGACGGCGTGCCGCGCGAGGCGCTGCTGGATTGCTACCGCGAAAACCTGGACTGGGCCGCTCGCCAGGCAAGGTCGGCCGGCGTGACCTTGCTGATCGAACCCATCAATACCCGCGACATTCCGGGCTATATCCTGAACCGCCAGGACGAGGCGCACGCGATCGTGCAGGCCGTCAATGCATCGAACCTGAAAGTGCAGATGGATCTTTACCACTGCCAGATCGTGGAAGGCGACGTCACCACCAAACTGCGTGAATATCTGCCAACCGGCAGGGTGGGGCATTTGCAGATCGCGGGGGTGCCGCTGCGCCAGGAGCCCGATCGGGGTGAGCTCGATTACGGATGGGTGTTCAGCGTACTGCGCGAATTGCACTACACCGGCTGGATCGGTTGCGAATACCGTCCGGCAAGCGATACGTCGATGGGTCTGCGATGGCTCAATGCCGCGCGTTCGTGA
- a CDS encoding hydroxymethylglutaryl-CoA lyase → MNEPDASRKKLYIQEVAPRDGFQNEKQFIETQDKIDFINALSQSGFAKIEATSFTSPKAIPALRDAEAVMHQIVRNPDVVYTVLVPNVRGAQRALECNVDEINLVMSVSETHNRANLRMSREQSFEQLSDVVNAVRGSQVEVNVSLSTVFGCPMEGDISAFDVLELVGRFAALGVDGVTLCDTTGMAYPTQVGKISRDVRRLFPDLTTTLHFHNTRGMALANTVAALEAGIDRFDASLGGLGGCPYAPGASGNVCTEELVHMLALMGYDTGVDLTRILGIAATLPALVGHDIPSQILKAGPRLTLHPAPDAAG, encoded by the coding sequence ATGAACGAACCGGACGCAAGCCGCAAGAAGCTGTACATCCAGGAAGTTGCGCCCCGTGACGGCTTCCAGAACGAAAAGCAGTTCATTGAAACGCAGGACAAGATCGACTTTATCAACGCGCTGTCGCAAAGCGGCTTTGCCAAGATCGAGGCCACCTCGTTCACGTCTCCCAAGGCAATTCCGGCGCTGCGCGATGCCGAAGCGGTGATGCACCAGATCGTGCGCAATCCGGACGTGGTCTACACGGTGCTGGTGCCCAACGTACGCGGGGCGCAACGGGCGCTGGAGTGCAACGTGGACGAGATCAACCTGGTGATGTCGGTCAGCGAAACGCACAACCGGGCCAATCTGCGCATGTCGCGCGAACAGTCGTTCGAGCAATTGAGCGATGTGGTGAATGCGGTGCGTGGCAGTCAGGTTGAGGTCAATGTGTCGCTGTCCACAGTGTTCGGTTGCCCGATGGAAGGCGACATCAGCGCCTTCGACGTGCTGGAACTTGTGGGCCGCTTTGCCGCCTTGGGCGTGGACGGCGTGACCCTGTGCGACACAACTGGGATGGCGTACCCCACGCAGGTAGGCAAGATCAGCCGCGATGTCCGCAGGCTGTTTCCCGATCTGACCACAACCCTGCATTTTCACAACACGCGCGGCATGGCGTTGGCCAATACCGTGGCGGCGCTGGAGGCGGGGATCGACCGCTTCGACGCATCGCTGGGCGGGCTTGGGGGCTGCCCCTACGCGCCTGGCGCCAGCGGCAATGTCTGCACGGAAGAACTGGTGCACATGCTGGCATTGATGGGCTACGACACCGGCGTGGACCTGACACGCATCCTGGGTATCGCGGCGACCTTGCCCGCGCTGGTTGGGCACGACATCCCCAGCCAGATTCTGAAGGCGGGACCGCGGCTTACCCTGCATCCGGCGCCGGACGCCGCCGGATAG